From Corallococcus exiguus:
AGACACCGCCCCCTGTCGCGCTCAGGGAGGGGCTGACGAAGTGGCTCACCCGGGCGAAGCGAGCCGGACGGGTGGACCTCGCCGAGCCCCGAGTCGCGGCGGAAGCACTCTGTGGAGCGCTGGAAGCCCGCTGCTTCAACGCCCACGTAGGCGGCGCCACCTACGCCCCCGGCGATGACAAAGCCGTCCTGCGCCAGCTCATCCGGGTGCTGCTGACGCCAGGAGAAGCGCCCGCACGAAAGCCTCAGAAGAGGACCGCCAGATGACGACCGCCACGCCCAAGCTGTCCCGCTCCACAGAGGGAGCCGGGCTGATCATCCTCCTGGGGGCGCTCATCGGCTTCGGGCCGCTGTCCATCGACATGTACCTGCCGGCGTTCCCCGCCATCGGCGAGTCACTGCGAGCGACAGCAGGAGAGGTGGAGCGCACGCTGGCGGCGTTCTTCGCGGGGCTCGCGGTGGGGCAGCTCTTCGCGGGACCGGTGAGCGACCGCTTCGGCCGCACGAAGCCGCTCTACGTGGGCCTCGTGCTCTACGTGCTGGGCTCCATCGGCTGCGCGACGGCGCCATCGGCGGAATTCCTGGCGGCGTGCCGGTTCGTGCAGGCGTTGGGTGGCTCGGTGGGAATGGTGACGACAAGGGCCGTCGTGAGGGACCTGCACTCGGGAGCAGCGGCGGCGAGGATGATGTCGCGCCTGGTGCTGGTGATGGGCCTGGCGCCCATCCTGGCCCCGCTGCTGGGCGGCTGGGTGCTGCGAGCCGCGGGCTGGCGAGCCATCTTCGGAAGCCACGCGGTCATCGGCCTCATCGCGCTGGGAGCGGCATTCGCCATCCTGCCGGAGACAGCGCCTCCGAGGAGCGGAGCCACCCCGTCCAAACCCTTCCAGGCGATGTGGAGCATCACGAAGGCGCCAGACTTCCTGGGGCCTGCGCTGGCTGCGGCGCTCGCGCAGGCAGGGATGTTCGCGTACATCGGCGGTTCGCCCTTCGTGTTCATCACGTTGCACGGCGTGAAGCCGGAGCACTTCGGCTGGTTCTTCGGAGCGAACGCCGCCGGGCTGGTGGCGGTGTCGCAGCTCAATCACTGGCTTCTGGCGCGCTCCTCGCCGGAGCGGGTGTTGAAGCTGGCGGTGCGAATCGCCGCGCTGGCGGGGCTGGCCCTGGTGACGGTGGCATCGACAGGCGTTGGCGGGCTGTGGGGCATCGCGCTGTCGCTGTTCGTGTTCGTCTCCACATTGGGAGCCATCACGCCCAACGCGACAGCCCTGGCGATGGAGCAGCACGCGAAGCAGGCAGGCATCGCGTCAGCGGTGCTGGGAGCGCTGCAGTTCATGCTGGCGGCGGGAGCCTCCGCGACCGTGAGCGCAAGCCACGACGGCACCGCGAGGCCCATGGCCCTGGGAGTCGCCATCGCCGCCCTGCTCGCCCTGGGAGCACTGAGCCTGGCGAAGCGAGCCCCCGCGCACTGAGCCGAGGGCCCCGAGGGTGGGATTGACACTCCGGAACGCGAAGCCCGATGGTGCGGTGCGAAATGCTCGCACCCTTCTACTCCGCCTGCCCAGTCTGCAATGAGACCGGATCCCGACCGGTCGTTGCGTTCCAAGAGCTGAGCTACGGCCGTTGCACGGGCTGTGGGCTCATCTACAAGCGGGAGCAGAAGCCAGGTCTGGGCGAGGGCTACGAAGAGAAGTACTTCAAGCACAACCGCGCGAAGTACCTGAGCCGCTGGGACCACCGGGTGCGCAAGTGCCTGAGGCAGGTGCTGGTGTGCCTGGAGTACGCGCCGCACGCGAAGGACCTGCTGGATGTGGGGTGTTCCGCGGGCTACGTGTTGGAGGCAGCGCAGCGAGCAGGCTTGAAGGCCACGGGGCTGGACTACTCCCAGTTCACGGTGAACCTCTGCCGCGAGCGAGGCTACACCGCCGAATACGGCTCGCTGACACAGATGCCGTTCCCGGACGCGTCCTTCGACATCATCACGTTGAAGCACACGCTGGAGCACGTGGATCAGCCCATGGATGGGCTGCGAGAAATCCAGCGCGTGTTGAGGCCAGGAGGCGTGGCCTTCGTCATCGTGCCGGACGCGGCCTACTACAAGATCATCGTGATGCCCCGGAAGGGCCGCTCGTTCCGCCCGGACCGGCGAGGCTGGCAGCACCACGTCTACTTCTACGAGCACAACCTCGCGGACGCCTGCGCCAGGGCCGGAATGCAGCCCGTGAAGGCAGGCAAGGACATCCTGCGCCGGAGACTGGCGAAGGGCCTCCGAGCCCCCTACGAATACGCACGCTTCGCCTTCCTCTGGGCCTGGGTCCAGGTCTGCCGGCTGACGCACATGCGCAGGGAAATCCAGGTCATCGCCCAGAAGCCCAACGCAGACGCACAGCTCCCCGCCCCGCACGCCGAAGCCGCCTGAGCGCGCGTCACACAGGCCGGCGAATCCACACCCCCAGCACCACGGCCAGCACGAGCGCCACGGGCCCCAACCAGTCGCCCCAGGCCCCCGCGAGCGAGCTCAGCCGATCCGCGGTCGGCACACGCATCACGGTGCCAGCGCGCTGATTGTCCTCGAGCTCGGAGGTCCACGTCCCCGCGGGGTCAATGAACGCGGAGATGCCCGAATTGGTCACCCGAACCTGCGCCGTGCGCGTCTCGATGCTCCGAAACGCCGCGTGCATCAGGTGCAGCCGGGGCGCGGGAGTGCCGGAGAACCACGAGTCATTCGACAGCGTGAGAATCAGGTCCGCCCCCTGACGCACCTCCGCCGCGACGTAATTGGGAAAGACGGCCTCGTAGCAGATGAGCGGAGCCACCTTGAGCACGCGGCCGCCGTTCAACCGGAAGTCCACCAACCGGGGACCAGGGCCGCGCTTCCAGCGACCAGTCCAAGGAAGCATTGCTCGCAGGGAAGGCGTGTCCACCGCATCCGGAACCCACTCCGTGAGGGGGAAGAGCATCGTCTTCCGGTACGCGGACTGAGCCAACTCGCCCGTCGCGGAGGGGCCCAAGAACATGGCAGCATTGAACTCGCGTTCGCCGTCCAGGTCGTACGTGCCGAACACCAGCGGAACACCGCGCTCCGCCACCCACGAGCGGATCTCATCATCGAGCGCGCCGCCGTCCTCGCTCTTCGGCGTGCCGAACGTCGTCGGATACACCGTCTCCGGCCACACCAGCAGGTCCAGCGGCCCCGAGCGCAACAGCGCATCCGACATCGCGTAATGCGTATCCAGGATGTTGCGAACAACCTCGTAGGTGCCCTGCTCCGCGGCCAGCTTCTCGATGTTGGTGATGTTCGCCTGCACCGCCCCCACCACCAGCGACGGAGCCGAGTGCACCGCCGAGCGCACCTGCCCCAGCCGCACCCATCCGTAACCCCACCCCACCACCGCCAGCACAACCGCCAGGACCACCGGCCTGAGTCGCAAGCCCCGCTGAGAAGCCAGTCCCTGCGCGATTGAAACGACACACTCGTTGATGAGCAGCAGCCCCAGCGTGAGCCCCGGAGCGCCAGCCAGGTCCGCGCCCTGGCGCAGCGTCTCCGAAGCATAGAGGGCGTGGCCCAGCGTCTCGGCGAACAGCTTGGGCGTGAACCACTCGGTGCCCACGTACACGAGCGCAGTGAGCACGGGAGGCACCCACGCCAGGCGCGGCACCTCCGCCACCCGCCGGCGCGCGTACCACCGAACCCAGGCGGCGGTGATGAACTGGAGCTCCAACACAGGCGCGATGAGAAGGAACACGCCCCAGCACAGCCACACCGGAGCACGTGAGTACGCCGCGATGGCGCCCGGGAACCAGCCGAACACCGCCGCGGTGAACGTCACCGACAGCAGCACGCCCAGCCCCACGGCCCCCCGAGCGGAACGGACCCCGTCCAAGGCCGCGAGCCACGGTGCCATGGCCACCACGCCCAGCCACACCCAACCGGGTCGCAGCTGTCCAAACACTTCGAACAGCACGGTGGTCGCCGCGACGCCCAGGAGCGCCCCGGCCCACCCCTTCACGGACGTCACTGCGAGTCCTCGTCCTCGACAGGAATCTCCAGCAGCTGGTGAGGCATGCCGGGGGGAGCCATCTCCTCGGGCACCACACGGTTCTCGGGGATGGGGATGGGCTGCCCGTTGGCGTCCTTGGGCGTGAAGTCCGGATGGAACATCAGGATGGCCGCGAGCGGCTGCCCGTTGTCCGTCGCCTGGTAGTGGCGCATGTAACCAGGGGGCAGCTCGAAGTCGTCGGGCACGACGAGCCCCCGCTTCAGCGGCTTGGTGCCGCGCTGATACAGGGCCGTCCCGCTCTTGCCCTCGGAAGGCGGCGGGTCATCGACAGGCATGGGGGCAGGCTCCTCCACGGGCACGGGCGCGGCGACATGCGCGACCGCAGGGCGCACGGAAGGGCGCGCGGGTTCCAGGGAGGGAGCCACCGGCGCAGGGCGCTCGGCCACCACGATGGGGGGCAGGTCCTCGACAGGCACAGGGCGGGAGAGCCACCAGAGGCATAGCCCCACGCACAGGCCGGTGATGACGACGGCACCACCGATGAGCCGTGAGCCCACACCGCCTGAGGACTCACGCGAGGGCGTCACCCGCGTCACGCCATCGGAATCCGTGCGACGTTCAGGGCCAGGCTGCGGGGAACGCATGTTTTGAGGGGCCTCCGGGGTGCGTATGCTACGGAAGCCGCTCGTATCGAGGCAATGCGCGCGCGGCCATGCCCCTCCCATGACCGTCGACGCGTCGAGCCCCTTCCCCATCCACGCCTTCACACCCCGTCTGCGCGCGCTGGGAGCGCTCCTGCACGCCACGGGGCTGGGCACGCTCTGCTACTTCACCGCGCTGCTGTTCAAGGACGTGCTCGCTGGCAC
This genomic window contains:
- a CDS encoding multidrug effflux MFS transporter, whose amino-acid sequence is MTTATPKLSRSTEGAGLIILLGALIGFGPLSIDMYLPAFPAIGESLRATAGEVERTLAAFFAGLAVGQLFAGPVSDRFGRTKPLYVGLVLYVLGSIGCATAPSAEFLAACRFVQALGGSVGMVTTRAVVRDLHSGAAAARMMSRLVLVMGLAPILAPLLGGWVLRAAGWRAIFGSHAVIGLIALGAAFAILPETAPPRSGATPSKPFQAMWSITKAPDFLGPALAAALAQAGMFAYIGGSPFVFITLHGVKPEHFGWFFGANAAGLVAVSQLNHWLLARSSPERVLKLAVRIAALAGLALVTVASTGVGGLWGIALSLFVFVSTLGAITPNATALAMEQHAKQAGIASAVLGALQFMLAAGASATVSASHDGTARPMALGVAIAALLALGALSLAKRAPAH
- a CDS encoding class I SAM-dependent methyltransferase, with product MLAPFYSACPVCNETGSRPVVAFQELSYGRCTGCGLIYKREQKPGLGEGYEEKYFKHNRAKYLSRWDHRVRKCLRQVLVCLEYAPHAKDLLDVGCSAGYVLEAAQRAGLKATGLDYSQFTVNLCRERGYTAEYGSLTQMPFPDASFDIITLKHTLEHVDQPMDGLREIQRVLRPGGVAFVIVPDAAYYKIIVMPRKGRSFRPDRRGWQHHVYFYEHNLADACARAGMQPVKAGKDILRRRLAKGLRAPYEYARFAFLWAWVQVCRLTHMRREIQVIAQKPNADAQLPAPHAEAA
- the lnt gene encoding apolipoprotein N-acyltransferase, with protein sequence MTSVKGWAGALLGVAATTVLFEVFGQLRPGWVWLGVVAMAPWLAALDGVRSARGAVGLGVLLSVTFTAAVFGWFPGAIAAYSRAPVWLCWGVFLLIAPVLELQFITAAWVRWYARRRVAEVPRLAWVPPVLTALVYVGTEWFTPKLFAETLGHALYASETLRQGADLAGAPGLTLGLLLINECVVSIAQGLASQRGLRLRPVVLAVVLAVVGWGYGWVRLGQVRSAVHSAPSLVVGAVQANITNIEKLAAEQGTYEVVRNILDTHYAMSDALLRSGPLDLLVWPETVYPTTFGTPKSEDGGALDDEIRSWVAERGVPLVFGTYDLDGEREFNAAMFLGPSATGELAQSAYRKTMLFPLTEWVPDAVDTPSLRAMLPWTGRWKRGPGPRLVDFRLNGGRVLKVAPLICYEAVFPNYVAAEVRQGADLILTLSNDSWFSGTPAPRLHLMHAAFRSIETRTAQVRVTNSGISAFIDPAGTWTSELEDNQRAGTVMRVPTADRLSSLAGAWGDWLGPVALVLAVVLGVWIRRPV